The Elgaria multicarinata webbii isolate HBS135686 ecotype San Diego chromosome 7, rElgMul1.1.pri, whole genome shotgun sequence nucleotide sequence ctatactagagtgaccagatttaaaagagggcagggcacctgcacctttaactgccgtgatgaagagggaatttcaccaggttctccatatatacaaatgacacctgctgaaattcccttttctatgcaactgttaaagatacaggagccctgtcctccttttcatatggtcaccctaactattccTTGATTTATGGCACGGTCGTGGGTGAACTGAACTGGAGTATCAGTCAAGACCAAAGCTGTAGAAATTAAATGGCAAAACTTTATTAACAGACAGTCCAACACTACAAATCACAGGAACAGAACAGCAGAATTAAAGCTTCCAATGTTATACACAAGGAGTATAGGAATATACAACTCACAGGCTTAAAAGAAAGTTGGTACAATTACAGGATGTCAGAGACTGAAATATGATAACTGTAGAAAAAGTTGCTGGAAGAAATTGATTGTGCTTCAAAATATTACGGGATCTCAAATGGGACCAGGAAGGTCTTTCCTCCCAAATCTAGGCctactagaacagccttccccaaatgggcACGATCCAGGAGTGTTGGACTAAagcccccatcatcccccaccaggttggggaaggctggattggagTTTCTAGCTGTTTCCTTCCCCCACGCCCACCCACTTTCCAGCCCCTCGCTCCAAAAACACCCACCTCCCCGTCCCAGATAGCTTCCACAGTCCTGACCAGGTGAAATGTCAACGCTGCTTCATCTTCTCCCTACTAGAGACACTGCATAGATTCCACCCCTACACAGCCCAGACTTTAATCCTGTACACAGCCAGCTGATGCAGCCTGGCCTGGTCCAGCCACAACTTGTTCTAAGCTCAGTCCTACATGTGAAATCCTGTGAGTTGTAATTTGGTTGGGCCTCTGACTCTCTACTGGAGATGTCCAGTGATTGGAGAGCGCTAGATCTGCACACCCCAAACCCACACATAGAAGCACAATCCTGAGGAATGTCTAACAGTAGCAGGAATTATCACTGAACCAGCTTAAATCAGTGGTGTAGATGTACCATGCGCTCAGCAAGACTGACACTTTCAGGCCCAGTACTGGGCAGCTGGAGGCCTAGGGGCAACTGCTTGTCCACTGACTGGGTGGACTTGTTTGTGGGGTAGGTGAAGGTACCTACAGACAGCAGGCTGCAGGCAGCAAGGAACAAAAATCCCTGCCAGTTGATCACCCATTTCCCAGTGCAGTATTTACTGGGCACTTGAGAGAAGTGGACAGTTTTTGGAGCAAGTGTGCAGGAGCCAAAGCGTAGCTCCGTGCCCAGAAGTCACAAGAAGCAAAGCACGGATAAACTTGCCACAGAGGTGGATCAAGCCAAACACCGTCCCGCCATTTTAGTTTTCAAGGCAAAGATTGGTGTCAGCAGCAAGGCAAGTCTGTGATGCTTCATGGGactggcctgggggtggggggtggggaaggtctGCAAGTCATCTAAATGGGAAATCTGAGCTTCACAATCCAGATCGGAAGATATAGAAGAAACTGGCCAGAATCCCCACAGCCATCACCACACCGCTGGTTTTCACACTGGTGGCCCCACTAAAATTGCACATGCTGTGTTCGCAACAATCCGTAGAAATGGAATTTTCGCCTGTGTCCACTAAGTTCTCAGTACAGGTTGGAGCACATTTCTTGCTGATCTTGTAGACACTGTTCTTAcctgatggggggaaatggaataaaaCAATTTTATACAATATCAGGGGGCTAAAGCCAAAGATTTGGCGAGTTGTTCTGAACAGAAATGTGAAATCCTGCCCTATCTGAACACTTCTCTGCACcattttccaccaagaaaattcACACCTTCTCATCACTGGGCTTGGTGTGAAATTTTCTagtccaatgaaaaagaagagatagtctctagtgttggaaaatagaaaaagggttttattttttgttacataAATCTTCAATAttcaaaaattgtattgttgtaaaaggacttattgtgtaaaaagctcgacgtttcggatctcccgatccttcttcaggagcttctgaagCAGAATAACATTTgtgaaccacaagtccaaatacaGTAAGCTAAAACACCTAAATGCAGCAGTTTTTTTTcgttctttctctgctgtagatGTTAAAAACTGCTGCATTTAGCCGTTTTAGCTTACtgtatttggacttgtggttcatggatgttattctgtttcagaagctcctgaagcAGGAccgggagatccgaaacgtcgagctttttatacattaagtccttttacaacaatacaattttaaaagattgaagatatatgtaacaaaaaataaaaacctttttctattttccaaacaCTAGAGActatttcttctttttcattggatttgCATAGTGGTTTTTCCCCCGCCTTTATTTTGACGTGAAATTTTCTATGCATTATCCACCTCTTTGCATGAGATTTTCCCTCCCCCAGtgtgaccagggccggatctacactagtcttgtaacgttgctagtgtccctttctaacgtggttctctgtatctgTTCTCTGTCTCATGGGGCACACTAACGTGatttacgtttagctgcaacgttactgcagggcacatggttaaatcctttccgttgttctcactcttctctgagagtagcagagttgctgggtttgctccgcccactgcctgccttattcctagccagcagtgcagggcaatagtcataagcacacacaaacctagggtgaccaactgtcaggatttccccggatttgtcctggtttttgttctttccatggtgtcaggggggattttctataattttcaataatgtcctggaatggcacaccttcccctttaaggctgccattagcatggcaggagggagtgacatgttttcttgaggcacgtcattcccccaccccgagctccaattgaggtcttgaaggggaaagtgggtcattcatggacattatagaaaaggccccaattggagtggatggtggtggtgcagaatgaaatcctttcccctcctccactccaatcgggttctttaaggtggcgggggaataacgtactttctgcaggactcagaaagctgcttccccacacatgcactaggtgtcctcttttttggtttcccaaatatggtcaccctacacaaaccccctcccaaaacatcttaacacaagtcccagggaattgcctgaatgcataggatcCAGCCACTTTGCTtaagctgggctgggtctggtcagggtttggatgggtgaccaaattgaaaagtttttgcagcagccctgttttggactgggagcagagacccttgttaattttcctgcacggagctacagcgatcctttgagcgctcctcagctcctttgcaaagagggggaaaatgttttttaaaaaatcataaaaaatcaaccgatgacccaatttgattcaaatttggtatctgaattactgtgccaattttggtgtctttatctataaagcttacgcagatgtaagcatttgttttaaatcctgcatcctgcgcccacagcagcggctggggcgaaccttttgcaaaaggagcacaattaaggctggatgcaggggagtacttcacaataaaagcagagtctaaggtggaaaacttctgagtcctttgcatgcaattgtcagtgattgcacagtttaacgctggtgtgattgatctgctgtagcagataagatagcaaacggggcgaaggaaggagaacaggaagtgggtggagcaaacccagcagctctgagaaaggaaaATTACCGAtaggacaaggcacatgaatctgtagccacgctggaactaagaaatagaaccggtaagtacgactcatttacaacgttggagacgctgtgcgtcacagtaaaccattcaaaacgttagaataacatcagtgtagattcccacctgctCTTCACAATCACGGCATTCCACACTCCGAAACTGACCCGTCTTGCTCACCAATTAAAATGTTTGACAACATTCTGTGACCCTCCCACAGCCATTCAGCCAACAGCTAGGATTGGGGGCCGGCAGATAAACCAGAGATGGCAACTAGCCTTAAGCTCTACCTTAGGGAGTTTCACAGTGTATTCAAGAACCATTGCTTCAAAGAGAATACAAGGATGGTGCATACCGTTTCCTGCCGTGGTGACTGTTGTGCTACAGTAGTTGTCTGATTCTGCACACTTAACCAATTTCATGCAGTTCCAGTTGGAAGGTTCGTTTTCACATCTGTAGCACCATAGGGAGTGCACTGCACAAACAGGAAGGCAGAGAGGCAGATCAGAGATGTTTATACAGGCATCTGTTTCCTGGACAATTATCGTTATACCTTTGTTATATTGTGTTTGTCTGAGTCTGACTCTGATCTACAAACCCTTGAGCACCGCAGGACCTGGCACGCCCTCTCCATGGCCAAttttcagggattatgggagttctgCTCCAAAACATCTCAAAGGCAAAACATCTCGAAGGGTGTTGTATAGCTACCTCCACATCCTTGTGATCAGCTAAGAGACTCCCTGCAAATAGCATGTAGGCATGCTCTCTGCAGcttattatgggagttgcagtccgaaacATCCGGCGAGTAACTCTTCTGCAAGTTGCCAAACTCTACAGAAGACCtcaagggatgggatgggatgggatgaaaCAGGAAGAGATGATCCTCAAAACTAGTTCCTGTCAGCAGCCTTGCAACTGAATTCTGAAGTGTATGATGTTATGAAATCTGAgatacataagaacatgagaagtgccatgctggatcagaccaagggtctatctagtccagccatcggccagggatgaacaagcaggacatggtgcaacagcaccctcccacccatgttccccagcaactggtgcacacaggctcactgcctcggatactggagatagcacacaaccatcagggctagtagccattgagagcctttgcc carries:
- the LOC134401886 gene encoding lymphocyte antigen 6E-like, yielding MMKTLFIALLVAIVSIEKVHSLWCYRCENEPSNWNCMKLVKCAESDNYCSTTVTTAGNGKNSVYKISKKCAPTCTENLVDTGENSISTDCCEHSMCNFSGATSVKTSGVVMAVGILASFFYIFRSGL